One part of the Halobacteria archaeon AArc-dxtr1 genome encodes these proteins:
- a CDS encoding methylglyoxal synthase → MTRLALIAHDEKKADLIEFAQTHEETLREYELIATGTTGKRLMEETDLDVDRKQSGPLGGDLEIGAQVANDRLDGIVFLRDPLRAQPHEPDISALLRICDVHDTALATNLAGAEYLIEGVSNRDG, encoded by the coding sequence ATGACGCGACTCGCGCTGATCGCCCACGACGAGAAAAAAGCAGACCTGATCGAGTTTGCACAGACCCACGAGGAGACGCTCCGGGAGTACGAACTGATCGCGACCGGCACGACGGGCAAGCGGCTGATGGAGGAGACCGACCTCGACGTCGATCGCAAACAGTCGGGACCACTGGGGGGCGATCTCGAGATCGGCGCCCAGGTCGCCAACGACCGCCTCGACGGAATCGTCTTCCTGCGCGATCCGCTTCGGGCACAGCCCCACGAGCCGGACATCTCCGCGCTGTTGCGTATTTGTGACGTCCACGATACCGCGCTCGCGACTAACCTCGCGGGTGCGGAGTACCTGATCGAGGGCGTCTCGAACCGAGATGGGTAA
- a CDS encoding cation:proton antiporter, which translates to MSDIALAADFAIIIVVATIIGILVRQLGQPTIIAYIATGVILGPVMFDIVTDEGLVYLMAELGLGFLLFLLGMKMRFSDIREILRPVTNVAVGQTVLQTALAFAVALALGFGTTEIIVISLATVFGATPIIVKVLTDKDEITTLPGKIDVGVLIVQDIYLVVVLAMFSADSLDSTGEILQTLAVVFAMIAVIGIVSIASSKYLLPRLFRRVADNKDIFLIIAIAWAFLFIAAAESQFDGGIEIGAFLAGLSLAQLPYSKELEDRITPITDFFILVFFASIGLQIEGGAASLFAYWQEAIIASVVLMIGNFWIMFYLIDREGFGVEPTFLASINMVQVSEFSLIVGALAIQQEYIGPDILGYLTLMALMTMTISTYIVANNHAIYERVEPWFRRFESAGDRDAEIATYSDHAIVIGRDDISERILPLLVDHYDEVVLIDRKAGHVEDSGGEPYDQLFGDFRHSEVRKEANLAEARFVLSSSVEREVNEALLEEVDEDTIVFVEAERVDDANALYDRGATYVVMSTHLTAEMISEYLERYLEDRSSFDQTVNDDLDRLRRSEHEPASDMVGEEGGIDG; encoded by the coding sequence ATGAGCGACATCGCCCTAGCTGCTGATTTCGCGATCATCATCGTCGTTGCGACGATCATCGGTATTCTCGTCAGACAGCTGGGGCAGCCGACGATCATCGCGTACATCGCCACCGGAGTGATCCTCGGCCCGGTCATGTTCGATATCGTCACCGACGAGGGGCTGGTCTACCTGATGGCCGAGCTCGGTCTGGGTTTTCTGCTGTTCTTACTCGGGATGAAGATGCGGTTTTCGGACATTCGAGAGATCCTGCGTCCGGTGACGAACGTCGCCGTCGGACAGACGGTGTTGCAGACGGCACTCGCATTTGCAGTCGCGTTGGCGCTCGGGTTCGGGACGACAGAGATCATCGTCATCTCGCTGGCGACGGTGTTCGGTGCGACGCCGATCATCGTCAAGGTGCTGACCGACAAAGACGAGATCACGACGCTCCCCGGGAAGATAGACGTCGGCGTCCTCATCGTCCAGGACATCTATCTCGTGGTCGTCCTCGCGATGTTCAGCGCGGATTCACTCGATAGTACTGGCGAGATCCTCCAGACACTGGCAGTCGTGTTCGCGATGATCGCCGTTATCGGGATCGTCTCCATCGCCTCCTCGAAGTACCTTCTCCCGCGGCTGTTCCGTCGCGTCGCAGACAACAAGGACATCTTCCTGATCATCGCAATCGCCTGGGCGTTTCTGTTCATCGCCGCTGCAGAGAGCCAGTTCGACGGCGGCATCGAGATCGGTGCGTTCCTGGCCGGACTGAGCCTCGCACAGTTGCCCTACAGCAAGGAACTCGAGGATCGAATCACGCCGATCACCGACTTCTTCATCCTCGTGTTCTTCGCGAGCATCGGCCTCCAGATCGAAGGTGGCGCTGCGAGTCTCTTCGCCTACTGGCAGGAGGCGATCATCGCCTCGGTTGTACTGATGATCGGGAACTTCTGGATCATGTTCTACCTCATCGATCGCGAGGGCTTTGGCGTCGAGCCGACGTTTCTGGCGTCGATCAACATGGTCCAGGTCAGCGAGTTCTCGTTGATCGTCGGTGCGCTGGCCATCCAACAGGAGTACATCGGGCCCGACATCCTCGGCTACCTGACGCTGATGGCACTGATGACGATGACCATCTCGACGTATATCGTCGCCAACAATCACGCGATCTACGAGCGTGTCGAGCCGTGGTTCCGTCGGTTCGAGTCAGCCGGCGACCGCGATGCGGAGATCGCGACCTACAGCGACCACGCCATCGTGATCGGCCGAGACGACATCTCCGAACGGATCCTCCCGCTCCTGGTCGATCACTACGACGAGGTGGTCCTCATCGACCGCAAAGCGGGACACGTAGAGGACAGTGGGGGCGAGCCCTACGATCAGCTCTTCGGCGACTTCCGTCACTCGGAGGTCAGAAAGGAGGCGAACCTCGCGGAGGCACGCTTCGTCCTCAGCTCGAGCGTCGAGCGCGAGGTCAACGAAGCGCTCCTCGAGGAGGTTGACGAGGACACCATCGTCTTCGTCGAGGCAGAGCGAGTCGATGACGCGAACGCGCTCTACGACCGTGGGGCTACGTACGTCGTCATGAGCACACACCTGACTGCAGAGATGATCAGCGAGTATCTCGAACGGTACCTCGAGGATCGCTCGTCGTTCGATCAGACGGTCAACGACGATCTCGATCGCCTCAGGCGAAGCGAACACGAGCCGGCGTCTGACATGGTCGGCGAGGAAGGTGGTATCGATGGTTGA
- a CDS encoding VOC family protein: MPELDAHHVGLTVSDLDESIAFYRDVFGLPVRQRFEVGGEAFADAVDVDGASADFAHLDAGGVRIELVSYEPEDDERGTPELNQPGAGHVGLSVDDLEAFYDGLPDDVPTLSEPRTTESGTSILFVRDPDGTLVEVLET, from the coding sequence ATGCCCGAACTCGACGCCCACCACGTGGGTCTGACCGTCTCGGATCTCGACGAGTCGATCGCCTTCTATCGCGACGTCTTCGGCCTCCCCGTCCGCCAGCGTTTCGAGGTCGGCGGCGAGGCGTTCGCCGACGCCGTCGACGTCGACGGCGCGAGTGCCGACTTCGCCCACCTTGACGCCGGCGGCGTCAGGATCGAACTGGTTTCCTACGAACCCGAGGACGACGAGCGCGGGACACCCGAACTCAACCAGCCAGGTGCGGGTCACGTGGGACTCTCGGTCGACGACCTGGAGGCGTTCTACGACGGACTTCCCGACGACGTTCCCACGCTGAGTGAGCCACGGACGACCGAGAGCGGCACGTCGATTCTGTTCGTTCGGGATCCCGACGGAACCCTCGTCGAAGTGCTTGAAACCTGA
- a CDS encoding GTP-binding protein — protein MSRNRALLERALERGERDGGSVEFKERLLRDVHLEGGRRESLAAQLRHRVLSGDGEATYVIGVTDDGGLAGIDPDTFSESMDVLSLLAAEADCHIDEVQTWGVDSETGVTPSERGTDVPRDRGLVGVATVREGAVLDTDDEHVVVGTAGHVDHGKSTLVGSLITGRADDGDGATRAFLDVQPHEVERGLSADLSYAVYGFDEEGPVHVRNPNRKADRAQVVEEADRLVSFVDTVGHEPWLRTTIRGLVGQKLDYGLLAVAADDGPTRVTREHLGVLLATDLPTIVTITKVDAVDDERVEEVEREVERLLRDVEKSPLSVARHGVDAAVDEIGETVVPIVRTSAITMEGLDVLDELFDRLPKTSGDDGEFRMYVDRSYAVTGVGAVASGTVMAGEVEAGDELLLGPMPDGSFREVEVRSIEMHYHRVDTAQAGRIVGIALKGVAEADIERGMVLLPADANPEPVREFEAEVMVLNHPTRIGDGYEPVVHLETIGEAAAFYPENGRLLPGDTGRTRVRFKFRPYLVEEGQKFVFREGRSKGVGTVVDTDPDA, from the coding sequence ATGAGCCGTAACCGGGCTCTACTGGAGCGAGCCCTGGAACGTGGCGAACGGGACGGTGGCAGCGTCGAGTTCAAAGAGCGCCTCCTTCGGGACGTCCACCTGGAGGGAGGCCGCCGAGAGAGTCTGGCCGCGCAGCTTCGACACCGGGTCCTCTCCGGCGACGGCGAGGCGACCTACGTCATCGGCGTCACGGACGACGGCGGTCTCGCCGGCATCGATCCCGACACCTTCTCCGAGTCGATGGACGTCCTCTCACTGCTGGCGGCAGAGGCCGACTGCCACATCGACGAGGTCCAGACCTGGGGTGTCGACAGTGAGACCGGCGTCACCCCTTCCGAGCGCGGAACCGACGTGCCCCGAGACCGGGGTCTCGTCGGCGTCGCAACCGTTCGCGAGGGCGCCGTCTTAGATACCGACGACGAGCACGTCGTCGTGGGCACCGCGGGCCACGTCGACCACGGCAAGTCCACGTTAGTCGGCTCGCTGATCACCGGACGGGCCGACGACGGAGACGGCGCGACCCGGGCGTTTCTGGACGTCCAGCCCCACGAAGTCGAGCGCGGCCTCTCGGCTGATCTCTCCTACGCCGTCTACGGCTTCGACGAGGAGGGTCCGGTCCACGTCCGAAATCCCAACCGGAAGGCAGACCGCGCCCAGGTCGTCGAGGAGGCAGACCGACTGGTCTCGTTCGTCGACACGGTCGGCCACGAGCCGTGGCTGCGGACGACGATCCGCGGGCTCGTCGGCCAGAAGCTCGACTACGGCCTGCTGGCGGTCGCAGCCGACGACGGACCCACGCGAGTCACCCGCGAGCATCTCGGCGTCTTGCTGGCGACCGATCTGCCAACGATCGTCACGATCACCAAAGTTGACGCGGTCGACGACGAGCGCGTCGAGGAGGTTGAACGCGAGGTCGAGCGCCTTCTGCGCGACGTCGAGAAGTCCCCGCTGTCGGTCGCACGCCACGGCGTCGACGCCGCCGTCGACGAGATCGGCGAGACGGTCGTCCCAATCGTTAGAACCAGCGCGATCACGATGGAAGGCTTAGACGTCTTAGACGAACTGTTCGATCGTCTCCCCAAAACGTCGGGCGACGACGGCGAGTTCCGGATGTACGTCGACCGGAGTTACGCCGTGACGGGCGTGGGGGCGGTCGCCTCGGGCACCGTCATGGCCGGCGAGGTCGAGGCGGGCGACGAACTCCTGCTCGGACCGATGCCAGACGGCAGCTTTCGGGAGGTCGAGGTCCGCTCGATCGAGATGCACTACCACCGCGTCGACACCGCCCAGGCGGGCCGAATCGTCGGCATCGCGCTCAAAGGCGTCGCCGAAGCCGACATCGAGCGCGGGATGGTCTTACTTCCGGCCGACGCTAATCCGGAGCCAGTCCGCGAGTTCGAAGCCGAGGTGATGGTGCTGAACCACCCGACGCGGATCGGTGACGGCTACGAGCCCGTCGTCCACTTAGAGACGATCGGCGAGGCTGCCGCCTTCTACCCCGAGAACGGGCGGCTCCTGCCAGGTGACACCGGCCGCACGCGCGTTCGTTTCAAGTTCCGGCCGTACCTCGTCGAGGAGGGCCAGAAGTTCGTCTTCCGCGAGGGCCGCAGCAAGGGCGTCGGGACGGTCGTGGACACGGACCCGGACGCGTAG
- a CDS encoding cation:proton antiporter gives MTDLLTAVSIIFIVAGPFLLVANRFNLPTVPFLVLAGVVVGFFVEPELTLELAQYGIALLVFSFGVEINLSAVRTVLVDSELAALGQILVVGSLGFGFGLVLGVPPGESIFLGAAAALSSTIVGTALLQREFNANLVRGRLANSIHFVQDLLAILFVLVLGAATLAPGPVATMLGYGLALLVAAVLVNQYLFDLVGRLAGDSDELMILAVVSLLVLFVGAAQFAGVSIVVGAFAAGLAVRHDPVEYLGLFNGLQSIRDFFVAIFFVTIGALVVLPFVEIGWTESVEKLLLAGGLVLLTAVVKPAVTTVILLSQGYEARTATLTSFNTDQVSEFALIIAIEALLLGLLTQSVFDAIIFAAAVTMVTSSLSQRYDEEIYRWLSARGLLGSRHEKIDEWSEVPADLSDHVVIVGYGRQGQRLVETCEDLGQPYVVIENDPARRDTITTNCDAFVFGDAMEQYTWTKANVDDARLVVSTIKSAVVSRRLLSFEFESDLTLRAGNRESALELLDSGALYVSHSELLAGQQLATQLRALVDGEQTPDELRDEQRAELEGRADPIFNPLR, from the coding sequence ATGACTGACCTGCTCACCGCGGTCTCGATAATCTTCATCGTCGCGGGGCCGTTCTTGCTGGTAGCCAACCGGTTCAACCTTCCAACCGTCCCGTTTTTGGTCCTCGCGGGGGTCGTCGTCGGCTTCTTCGTCGAGCCGGAGCTCACGCTCGAACTCGCGCAGTACGGGATCGCGCTGCTCGTGTTCTCCTTCGGCGTCGAAATCAACCTCTCTGCGGTCCGAACGGTGCTGGTCGACAGCGAACTCGCCGCACTCGGACAGATTCTCGTCGTCGGTTCGCTCGGGTTCGGGTTCGGGCTCGTACTCGGCGTTCCACCCGGCGAATCGATCTTCCTCGGCGCCGCTGCAGCGCTCTCGTCGACGATTGTCGGAACCGCACTGTTACAGCGAGAGTTCAACGCGAACCTCGTTCGCGGACGGCTGGCAAACTCGATTCACTTCGTCCAGGATCTGCTCGCCATCCTGTTCGTGCTCGTCTTGGGCGCCGCGACGCTCGCCCCCGGCCCCGTCGCGACGATGCTCGGGTACGGACTCGCACTGCTCGTCGCTGCCGTCCTCGTTAACCAGTACCTGTTCGACCTCGTCGGCAGGCTCGCTGGGGACTCTGACGAACTCATGATTCTGGCGGTCGTCTCGCTGCTCGTGCTGTTCGTCGGCGCAGCCCAGTTTGCTGGCGTCTCGATCGTCGTCGGCGCCTTCGCGGCCGGACTCGCCGTCCGTCACGACCCGGTCGAATACCTGGGACTGTTCAACGGTCTCCAGTCGATCCGGGATTTCTTCGTCGCCATCTTCTTCGTGACGATCGGGGCGCTCGTCGTCTTGCCGTTCGTCGAGATCGGTTGGACGGAGTCCGTCGAGAAGCTGCTCTTGGCGGGCGGGCTCGTGCTTCTGACGGCAGTGGTAAAGCCAGCGGTCACCACGGTGATCTTACTCTCTCAGGGTTACGAAGCGCGTACAGCGACGCTGACGAGCTTCAACACCGACCAGGTCAGCGAATTCGCGCTCATCATCGCGATCGAAGCGCTGTTGCTCGGACTCTTGACCCAGTCAGTGTTCGACGCGATCATTTTCGCTGCGGCGGTGACGATGGTGACGTCGAGTCTCAGTCAGCGCTACGACGAGGAGATCTACCGGTGGCTTTCGGCCCGTGGACTCCTCGGAAGCAGACACGAGAAGATCGACGAGTGGAGCGAGGTCCCCGCAGATCTCTCCGATCACGTCGTCATCGTTGGCTACGGCCGGCAGGGCCAGAGACTGGTCGAAACCTGTGAGGACCTCGGCCAGCCCTACGTCGTCATCGAGAACGATCCGGCCCGCAGAGACACGATCACCACCAATTGTGACGCATTCGTCTTCGGTGACGCGATGGAGCAATACACCTGGACGAAAGCAAACGTCGACGATGCACGACTCGTGGTTTCAACGATCAAATCGGCCGTCGTCTCCAGACGGCTCCTCTCGTTCGAGTTCGAATCCGACCTGACCCTGCGTGCAGGCAATCGAGAGAGCGCGCTGGAACTGCTCGATTCGGGAGCGCTGTACGTCAGCCACTCGGAGCTGCTCGCCGGCCAGCAACTCGCCACGCAGCTTCGAGCGCTGGTCGACGGAGAGCAAACGCCAGACGAGCTTCGCGACGAGCAGCGAGCCGAACTGGAGGGCCGCGCCGATCCCATCTTCAACCCGCTGCGCTGA
- the pyrF gene encoding orotidine-5'-phosphate decarboxylase, translating into MNFFDRLHDRIVSVDSVVSVGLDPDPKRIPDHLQEYDLPRWAFNRRIIDATHEHAAVYKPNAAFYEDPDGWAALAETVAYAHGKGVPVLLDAKRADIGNTTRQYAEALGTGGLDVDAITVNPYLGQDSLQPFLDREEAGVFILCRTSNPGGADLQDLELAGGERVYEHVADLASEWDENDNVGLVVGATNPDELAEVRERVPDLPFLVPGVGAQGGDAEAAVEHGLANGVGLVNSSRGIIFAGERVGPDGSGSDENGFYKAAGSAAKQLKRRLNQYR; encoded by the coding sequence ATGAACTTCTTCGATCGGCTCCACGACCGCATCGTCTCGGTCGACAGCGTCGTCAGCGTCGGCTTGGACCCCGACCCGAAGCGGATTCCCGACCACCTACAGGAGTACGACCTCCCCCGGTGGGCGTTCAACCGCCGAATCATCGACGCGACCCACGAGCACGCCGCGGTCTACAAGCCAAACGCCGCTTTCTACGAGGACCCCGACGGCTGGGCCGCTCTCGCTGAGACCGTCGCCTACGCCCACGGGAAGGGCGTTCCCGTCTTGCTCGACGCCAAGCGCGCCGACATCGGCAACACCACGCGACAGTACGCCGAAGCCCTCGGCACCGGCGGGCTCGACGTCGACGCGATCACGGTCAATCCCTATCTCGGTCAGGATTCCCTCCAGCCGTTTCTCGACCGCGAGGAGGCCGGGGTCTTCATCCTCTGTCGCACATCGAATCCTGGCGGCGCGGACCTGCAGGACCTCGAGCTCGCGGGCGGCGAGCGCGTCTACGAGCACGTCGCCGACCTCGCTAGCGAGTGGGACGAGAACGACAACGTTGGACTCGTCGTCGGCGCGACCAACCCTGACGAACTCGCCGAGGTCCGCGAGCGGGTCCCCGATCTTCCCTTCCTCGTCCCCGGCGTCGGCGCCCAGGGCGGTGATGCCGAGGCCGCCGTCGAGCACGGACTCGCGAACGGCGTCGGACTCGTCAACTCCTCGCGAGGGATCATCTTCGCCGGTGAGCGTGTCGGCCCCGACGGGAGCGGGTCGGACGAAAACGGCTTCTACAAGGCGGCTGGTTCAGCCGCAAAACAGCTCAAACGGCGACTCAATCAGTACCGATAG
- a CDS encoding cation:proton antiporter: MVEALIVDLGIIFVAAGALLFVANQFRLPTVPFYLLAGLAIGWTIGLDELLVLAQWGIAFLVFVFGIRLDLGDVQSVLRDGEVAAITQLLVVAPVAFGAGYVLGELFGFAEPFRNAVYFSAAVTLSSTLVGAGMLETEIRDNLVHGRLASSIHFFDDLVAIVLLLILSTEVVTADAVASKIGYAVVLLAVGLVIYRHGFPLLVRAADGSDELVLMGCVSILVAFLAAAEYVGISIVVGAFAAGIAIRNDGTQSLAVGNGIASIRDFFVTIFFVTVGALVSIPSLEAATVALVLVALVAVVNPVVLLLAFVYEGYDVRTAFFATTGLNQVSEFSLVIAIQALLMGTITEDMFDAIILAAAVTMVLAAAIRRTEEDLYATVVPRFFTEQRTRKVDQHSRVEDTLSDHVIVLGYGRQGRRLVETCEDLGQPYVVIENDPALYDRLEAECRHYVFGDAMSTYPWEKAHLEDATLVVSTVDHRPVSEHLLELEPDADIILRSADAEEAAAFVDSGATYVTVPDILAGEQLREVIDALLKGETDIETLAADHRDRLAELERYGFTTQREQY, from the coding sequence ATGGTTGAAGCGCTCATCGTCGACCTCGGGATCATCTTCGTCGCCGCCGGCGCGTTGTTGTTCGTCGCCAACCAGTTCCGGCTGCCGACGGTGCCGTTTTACCTCCTCGCCGGACTGGCTATCGGGTGGACCATTGGACTCGACGAGTTGCTGGTGCTTGCCCAGTGGGGGATCGCGTTTCTCGTGTTCGTCTTCGGCATTCGACTCGATCTCGGCGACGTCCAGTCGGTTCTCAGAGACGGCGAGGTGGCCGCGATCACCCAGCTCCTGGTCGTCGCGCCGGTCGCGTTCGGTGCCGGCTACGTCCTCGGTGAGCTCTTTGGCTTCGCCGAGCCGTTCAGAAACGCGGTATACTTCAGCGCCGCCGTCACGCTGAGCTCGACGCTCGTCGGCGCCGGGATGCTCGAGACGGAGATCCGCGACAACCTCGTTCACGGACGGCTCGCCTCCTCGATTCACTTCTTCGACGATCTGGTCGCGATCGTACTGCTGTTGATTCTCAGTACGGAGGTCGTGACTGCCGACGCCGTCGCGTCGAAGATCGGGTACGCCGTCGTGTTGCTCGCCGTCGGACTCGTGATCTACCGCCACGGGTTCCCGTTGCTCGTCCGAGCCGCCGACGGCTCCGACGAACTTGTATTGATGGGCTGTGTCTCAATTCTGGTTGCGTTCCTCGCGGCCGCCGAGTACGTCGGGATCTCGATCGTCGTCGGCGCCTTCGCCGCCGGGATTGCGATCAGAAACGACGGCACACAGTCACTTGCCGTCGGAAACGGAATCGCCTCGATCAGGGACTTTTTCGTCACCATCTTCTTCGTCACCGTCGGGGCGCTGGTGTCGATCCCGTCGCTCGAGGCCGCGACGGTCGCGCTCGTACTCGTGGCGCTCGTGGCGGTCGTCAATCCAGTCGTGTTACTCCTCGCGTTCGTCTACGAGGGGTACGACGTGCGAACGGCGTTTTTCGCCACGACCGGGCTCAATCAGGTCAGCGAGTTCTCGCTCGTGATCGCCATCCAGGCGCTGCTCATGGGAACGATCACCGAGGATATGTTCGACGCGATCATCCTCGCAGCAGCGGTGACGATGGTGCTCGCTGCCGCTATCCGACGGACCGAAGAAGATCTGTACGCGACGGTCGTCCCGCGGTTCTTTACCGAGCAACGAACCCGGAAAGTCGATCAACACAGCCGTGTCGAGGACACTCTCTCCGATCACGTCATCGTGCTTGGCTACGGTCGACAAGGCCGTCGGCTCGTCGAGACCTGCGAGGACCTCGGCCAGCCCTACGTCGTCATCGAGAACGACCCCGCACTGTACGACCGACTCGAGGCCGAGTGTCGACACTACGTCTTCGGTGATGCGATGTCGACGTACCCCTGGGAGAAGGCCCACCTCGAAGACGCCACGCTCGTGGTCTCGACGGTCGACCACCGACCAGTGTCCGAGCATCTGCTCGAACTGGAGCCCGACGCCGATATCATCCTCCGATCTGCCGACGCCGAGGAGGCCGCTGCGTTCGTCGACTCGGGGGCGACGTACGTCACCGTCCCAGACATTCTGGCCGGCGAGCAGCTCAGAGAGGTCATCGACGCGCTGCTGAAAGGCGAGACGGATATCGAGACGCTCGCCGCCGACCACCGCGATCGCTTGGCCGAACTCGAACGGTACGGCTTCACCACGCAGCGCGAACAGTACTGA